A part of Gambusia affinis linkage group LG21, SWU_Gaff_1.0, whole genome shotgun sequence genomic DNA contains:
- the msl2b gene encoding E3 ubiquitin-protein ligase MSL2b, translated as MNPVNATALYVSASRSVLQCDPGDPRELAELCKVLPFFRQSLSCLVCGNLLQDPIAPTNSSCQHYVCRGCKGQRMQLKPSCSWCKDYARFEENRQLSLLVRCYRKLCLYITQSPLAPHLSSAAGDSPDLQAILEEGLALAKSEPESEDVSGSPSSPPRTAADEAPPPTEVKDEERGATVNGLHDCNGLVGSDSLQPVAMETGVAKQEGFSEELPVCVSVAAGGGAELCDIGHFGEELKHGGGSLLLSVEEVLRTLETDPTESDYPALNGPHRLDLVLDSGPRLPHPHLLPQPSAVAPHVPPRCHRKRSRSESDSEKVQPLNITSLLRGPPLPAPQHHAATTKHEPRFPMAVPHPHLAPVPNGGPPRVGKTVLVPNKALKKTMEHHGPNKKPYTKARQGAPKPRTQPRDRAPPHPHPLSHPPSPSKPLYKKAVEKKGCKCGRATQNPSVLTCRGQRCPCYSNRKACLDCICRGCQNSYMANGEKKLEAFAVPEKALEQTRLTLGINLTSITAAALRSPAAGSPGGALLNVTTATGAPVSAAFLSGAGHDNRAFEDSLEMRFDC; from the exons ATGAACCCGGTGAATGCGACCGCTCTCTACGTGTCGGCGAGCCGCTCGGTGCTGCAGTGCGACCCCGGAGATCCGCGGGAACTGGCGGAGCTCTGCAAGGTTTTGCCGTTTTTCCGCCAGTCCCTGTCCTGCCTGGTCTGTG GTAACCTGCTGCAGGACCCCATCGCTCCCACCAACTCGTCCTGCCAGCACTACGTCTGCCGCGGCTGCAAAGGTCAGCGGATGCAGCTGAAGCCGTCCTGCAGCTGGTGCAAGGACTACGCCCGCTTCGAGGAGAACCGCCAGCTCTCGCTGCTCGTCCGCTGCTACAGGAAGCTCTGCCTCTACATCACGCAGTCGCCGCTGGCGCCGCACCTCTCCAGCGCCGCCGGCGACTCGCCGGACCTGCAGGCCATCCTGGAGGAGGGGCTGGCGCTGGCCAAGAGCGAGCCGGAGTCGGAGGACGTCTCCGGGTCGCCGTCGTCGCCACCTAGGACCGCGGCAGACGAGGCTCCGCCCCCGACGGAGGTCAAAGACGAGGAGCGGGGCGCCACGGTGAACGGGCTCCACGACTGCAACGGCCTGGTGGGCTCGGACTCGCTGCAgcctgttgccatggaaacgggCGTAGCCAAGCAGGAGGGCTTCTCGGAGGAGCTGccggtgtgtgtgagtgtggcgGCCGGCGGGGGGGCGGAGCTCTGCGACATCGGCCATTTTGGGGAGGAGCTGAAGCACGGCGGGGGGTCTCTGCTGCTCAGCGTGGAGGAAGTGCTCAGGACTCTGGAGACGGACCCCACTGAGTCCGACTACCCCGCCCTGAACGGGCCGCACCGCCTCGACCTCGTCCTGGACAGCGGCCCCCGCCTGCCCCACCCCCACCTGTTGCCCCAGCCCTCCGCCGTCGCCCCCCATGTCCCGCCGCGCTGCCACCGCAAGCGCTCCCGCTCGGAAAGCGACAGCGAGAAGGTGCAGCCCCTCAACATCACCAGCCTCCTGCGGGGGCCCCCGCTCCCCGCCCCGCAGCACCACGCCGCCACCACCAAACACGAGCCCAGGTTCCCCATGGCTGTGCCCCACCCCCACCTGGCACCGGTCCCCAACGGCGGCCCCCCAAGGGTCGGCAAGACGGTTCTGGTCCCCAACAAGGCCCTGAAGAAAACCATGGAGCACCACGGGCCCAACAAGAAGCCCTACACCAAGGCCCGGCAGGGGGCCCCCAAACCGCGCACCCAGCCCCGCGACAGGGCGCCTCCCCACCCACACCCCCTCTCTCACCCGCCGAGCCCCTCCAAGCCGCTCTACAAGAAAGCCGTGGAGAAGAAAGGCTGCAAGTGCGGAAGAGCAACGCAGAATCCATCAGTGTtgacctgcagggggcagcGATGTCCCTGTTACTCCAACCGCAAG GCGTGTCTGGACTGCATCTGCCGCGGCTGCCAGAACTCCTACATGGCCAACGGCGAGAAGAAGCTGGAGGCCTTCGCCGTGCCGGAGAAGGCTCTGGAGCAGACCCGCCTCACGCTGGGCATCAACCTCACCAGCATCACGGCGGCCGCCCTGCGGAGCCCCGCCGCCGGCTCCCCGGGCGGCGCCCTCCTCAACGTCACCACGGCGACCGGCGCTCCCGTCTCCGCCGCCTTCCTGTCGGGCGCCGGCCACGACAACCGGGCCTTCGAGGATTCGCTGGAGATGCGGTTTGACTGTTGA